The Limnochorda sp. LNt genome includes a region encoding these proteins:
- a CDS encoding 3-isopropylmalate dehydratase small subunit has protein sequence MPRRIRGRAWVVGDHVDTDVIIPARYLTTSDPVELARHVLEDLDPTLKSRIQPGDILVAGDNFGCGSSREHAPIALKAAGIACVVARSFARIFYRNAVNVGLPVVQCKQGVPVASERVVVVDFDAGTVTDEATGAVYPAEPLPEVMREILEAGGLVPYVARRLEEQRRHAAASA, from the coding sequence TTGCCCCGCCGGATCCGGGGGCGGGCATGGGTGGTGGGCGATCACGTCGACACCGACGTCATCATCCCCGCCCGGTACCTGACCACCTCCGATCCGGTGGAGCTGGCCCGCCACGTCCTGGAGGACCTGGACCCGACCCTCAAGAGTCGCATCCAGCCGGGCGACATCCTGGTGGCGGGGGACAACTTCGGCTGCGGCAGCTCCCGAGAGCACGCCCCCATCGCCCTCAAGGCGGCGGGCATCGCTTGCGTGGTGGCGCGCTCGTTCGCCCGCATCTTCTACCGCAATGCGGTCAACGTGGGGCTTCCCGTGGTGCAGTGCAAGCAGGGCGTGCCGGTGGCGTCGGAGCGGGTCGTCGTCGTCGACTTCGACGCCGGCACCGTCACGGACGAGGCGACGGGTGCGGTCTACCCGGCGGAGCCGCTCCCCGAGGTGATGCGGGAGATCCTGGAGGCCGGGGGGCTGGTGCCCTACGTGGCGCGGCGACTCGAGGAGCAGCGACGCCATGCCGCCGCATCCGCCTGA
- the leuC gene encoding 3-isopropylmalate dehydratase large subunit encodes MGMTLVEKILADHSGRREVRAGDIVSARVDMILANDVTAPLSIREFRKMGATRVFDPEAIAMVPSHFAPSPSIQAAAQIQAMREFSREQGLPYFFEIGRMGIEHVLLPEEGLVVPGDVVIGADSHTCTNGALGAFATGMGSTDIAAAMALGETWLRVPETLRIVYYGAMKPWVTPKDLILYTIGKIGVAGALYQALEYTGETVRSISMEGRFTMANMAIEAGAKTGIFEADEVTLAWEEGRARRPPRVYRGDPDATYAGTVEIDVRQVQPQVAFPHLPEKTRPVSEAASMDLRIDQAFIGSCTNGRLEDLRLAARVLRGRKVHPDVRLIVIPASQRVYRQALAEGLLDVFVEAGGAVSTPTCGPCLGAHMGVLARGERAISSSNRNFRGRMGHRESEVYLASPAVVAASAVLGRIASPEELGLDETAFFETVGVRAS; translated from the coding sequence ATGGGCATGACCCTCGTCGAGAAGATCCTGGCCGACCACTCGGGGCGACGGGAGGTGCGAGCCGGCGACATCGTCTCGGCCCGGGTCGACATGATCCTGGCCAACGACGTGACGGCGCCCTTGAGCATCCGGGAATTCCGCAAGATGGGGGCCACGCGGGTCTTCGACCCGGAGGCCATCGCCATGGTGCCCAGCCACTTCGCGCCGTCACCCAGCATCCAGGCGGCGGCCCAGATCCAGGCGATGCGGGAGTTCTCCCGCGAACAGGGGCTCCCGTACTTCTTCGAGATCGGGCGGATGGGCATCGAACACGTGCTCCTGCCCGAAGAGGGACTGGTGGTGCCGGGCGACGTCGTCATCGGCGCCGACTCGCACACCTGCACCAACGGCGCGCTGGGGGCCTTCGCCACGGGGATGGGCTCCACCGACATCGCCGCCGCCATGGCGCTGGGCGAGACCTGGCTGCGGGTGCCCGAGACACTGCGCATCGTCTACTACGGCGCGATGAAGCCCTGGGTGACCCCCAAGGACCTGATCCTGTACACCATCGGCAAGATCGGCGTGGCCGGCGCGCTCTACCAGGCCCTGGAGTACACCGGCGAGACGGTGCGCTCCATCAGCATGGAGGGCCGCTTCACCATGGCCAACATGGCCATCGAGGCTGGCGCCAAGACGGGCATCTTCGAGGCCGACGAGGTGACGCTGGCCTGGGAGGAGGGGCGGGCCCGCAGGCCTCCCCGCGTCTACCGCGGCGACCCCGACGCGACCTACGCCGGCACGGTCGAGATCGACGTGAGGCAGGTCCAACCGCAGGTCGCCTTCCCGCACCTGCCGGAGAAGACGCGGCCTGTCAGCGAGGCGGCCTCCATGGACCTGCGGATCGATCAGGCCTTCATCGGCTCGTGCACCAACGGGCGACTCGAGGACCTCCGCCTGGCCGCCCGGGTGCTGCGCGGCCGCAAGGTGCACCCCGACGTGCGGCTCATCGTGATCCCCGCCAGTCAGCGGGTCTACCGCCAGGCGCTGGCCGAGGGGCTCCTGGACGTCTTCGTGGAGGCGGGGGGCGCGGTCAGCACGCCGACGTGCGGTCCCTGTCTCGGCGCCCACATGGGGGTGCTGGCGCGGGGCGAGCGTGCCATCTCCAGCAGCAACCGCAACTTCCGGGGCCGCATGGGGCACCGCGAGAGCGAGGTCTACCTGGCGAGCCCCGCCGTGGTGGCGGCCTCGGCGGTGCTGGGGCGGATCGCCTCGCCCGAGGAGCTGGGACTCGACGAAACGGCCTTCTTCGAGACAGTGGGGGTGAGGGCGTCGTGA